The sequence below is a genomic window from Nicotiana tomentosiformis chromosome 6, ASM39032v3, whole genome shotgun sequence.
GACTTGTGAATCGTGTTCGCAAGAGTAAAATGTGATGGGAGctgtgaatcgcgttcgcggaggtaagggtcgcgttcgcgaagaagaaatatctGCTATAATTAAGttgattttgggagcttatatcttgcaatctactTGAAATTTTGAggtaatccaaaaataaaagttgtagttctttgtgtctagttttcagaaaaataaaatgtttagaatttgaaattttgtacCAAAAGTTACAGCCATTAAACTATAGGATGTCTGGAAAGAGTTTGGGAAGGGTAAATGGAGTATGTTCATCCCGATCGCGGGGCTTCATGACCACGATCATGAATATTAAAACTGTGTTGGAGATTTTTGGAATCGCGATTGCGAGGCTGGTgaccgtgatcgcgaagaaggatgacTGGCAGTGCATTAAAACATCCAATTTCgatattttgagttcattttcttcactttttgagttcttggagaacaagtaaggcgattttggaggatataAACACCCAAATCTTGAGGGTAAGTAATGTTATCATTGTTTTGttatatattttgtttttttattgattattacacctaaatcaaggatttgaagagaagaaattggggttttttttgccttgaacttaagagaatgacttttggggttttgaacatgaaattgaggtcgaatttggatgaaacttatatggttagactcgtattcaaatgggttgtcagaatttttaaattttttcgggttccgaggtgtggccCATGTtgaattttggttgactttgagtatttcattaaagattcgacctttatcacttgggtttgtttcctatggcattatttgatatttttgagttgcttttggctagttttgtaTCGTTCGAAGGTTGATTCGTGCGGGATGGTGTTTtgagagtattgtttagcttgctcggtatttgatttaacttgtttgaggtaagtatcttacctaaacttggttgaggcactagttgcctgagttagttgtgatagctacgtgttattggtgcgcatatgtgtggggtttgagctcatgtgcgagcATGAAGGTATTTATTCATGCTCAGggtaatgcttaggctatgatatgccttgaattgattgttaagcCTTAAgttgtgatgtttctcatatttgtaaccccgttgtgagctatttgatccatgtttaaggttacatagaggctaatcTCCTGATTGAACTGGATATTTGCTATTTGCGTGATGAAATTTCCAATTTGAGCTATCATAGCACACTTTTCACATGCATACACTTTAAAAtatcacttataccagtccatgAGCATGAAATCTtatattcattgatcatatatatatgttcttgtatatttgcttttgTGTAATATGATTTGGGTTGGATGGCTGTGATTATGCcgagcggattgtgttgttatgtctgTGACCACGTCGAGTGAATTGTGTTGTATTCCTGTGACCATGacgggcagattgtgatattgttcctatgacacgccgggcgaattgtgatattgtgcatgtgaccTGCCAGGAAAATTGTGATATTGTGCTTGTGACCATGCTAGGCGGATTATGATATACCCTGTGACCACGCAAGGCAGATTATGATATTGGGCCTATGACCATGTCGGGCTGATATCACGTTGAATTGGTCGTgctgcgtgtggatatggatccattcccctagggtcaccctcttatgtttctctcttgaaggtgtacacgcggattgtgagaaactgacaagtttctggttgatgtgagctctgggagagctggttattGATTTTGGTTTGGTTACTAAGATTATAATGTGGGACTTAGTGCCATGATGTAATTTATATTTgcatcgggctgcacgccgcaacagattaatatgtagttattgcatttcatctttacttgcaatttccttggttgtttacctgttttatttgcatatcttccttatgtGCTAAATTATTGACGGAGTAGAAtgcgataagaaaattgagagcACCAAGGTATTTTATCTATGATATCATGATTTAATCATATGCATGTCCTATACTTATTAGAATTTATGAATGTGTACAGCTGATTgatgagtatcatttataattgttgcttctattacctcgccgaggttgattatgatacttattgagtacatgtggtcgcttgtactcatactacacttttacaccttgcgtgtagatcttggagctgatgctGCTGATTATGGCGGGAGTcgacattgaagatgtacctaatTTCCGGACTTaactaccacttgtccttggtagtttagGTTTGagttctgtttatgtatatttcaaacagatgttgtaaataTTTTCATACTCACATTGTAAATCTAAAATCTTaatagctcatgacttgtactatcaatcCTTGGGTTAATGTATGAGAAATTTTAGTTATTTCATTAATTGATTTTCTATTAATTCATTAGAGCTGTATTGACTGTtatttgacttacctagcgggttgggttatgtggcatcacggctagttggattttggtgaTATATCTAGATGCATTACAATGCATATATAATTATATGCATGAATACACGAGTCTAGAATGTCAATGTGTGCTCAAGACTCAACCATAACCAATATTCAGCTCATCCTATGTACTCAAACATGATCTAACACATCTCATGTGCTCCAACACGATACACATATCATTTGCTCTCATGGGGTCCAATGTAGCATGGTTAATCACCTAACTCTGGAGGGATAGATTCATATCCAAGCGCCACAGACAATCTATCGTGTCATAAAATGTCAAATCAGAATAATCGCACTTCATAAACCATCGTGCTATAACAATATCAACCACATGGACAATTGACATGTCATAATCTTAGTCCATATATAGGAGTCATATGCAAGGATGTATACATATGAAATAACTATATAGTGATGTATGCACATGTACAAAATATGATCTCTATGTATGATGTatgcatatatacatacatacatatatatatataacgtatGACTATAGCTCCAACATGTAATCATTGCACAAATAGCCATCATGTCCAAATAAAGGATCAGAAGCCTAGACATAATCTCTAACTTCAATAAGAAAGCCCAAGTAGTCATACAAACAACTAAAGCATATACCAAGTAGAGCATGTACCAAAATAAGACATAACGAAGTCTAAAATCTACCCCGATATAATCTTGGTACCTGCATATACACTGGTTACCTAGAATATACGTTATCTTCAAACACTTAGCATATAGCACATAAgtatattttagaaaatattcccTCAAGTCGAGGTTGCAAAGTTACTTACCTTCTCTGGGTAGTCTTTAACCTCCAATTATGCCTTTTTCTTTGTTCTTGACCTCCAATTATCCAAAACCTAACCAAATATCATGTACGGAAGTCAAACAATACTAAAGGAAGCAATCCAAATcaataaagttttgatctttgAAGAAATCTCAAAAAGTGAATAAAAGTCAATCCGAGTtcacatggtcaaaacccgatCCAAGGTCGGATCCTGTCGACTCATAACCCCACAAGTCCACATAATAATCTGTTCTTAAATCCAAGttcaaatcgatgttcaaaacctcAATATACACTCTCTGAAGTTTCAAGCCAAAAAAATCATATTCTACTCTTTAAATCCTTGATTTATGTGTGATAATCCATAAGGAATCGTGATATATAATCAAAGTCAAGTTAAAAATACCTACCCTTAATATTTGAGTTAAATCCCTCTTCAAAGTCGCCTTGATTCGTtctcaaaaaatcaaaaatagtaaaaataagCTCAAAATTACAAAATTGGATAATTAATACCCCTGAAAGTACTTCCTCTTTGCTATCGCGATCAGTATCTTTGTGATCGTGATGCAAAAAAATGCTCAGCCTCGATTCTTTCTTTGTGATTGTGACACACCCCATGTGATCACGATGCTCAACCTCATATAACCTTCCACGTTTGCAAGCCTCCCATCGCGACCTCCATGTATAAAACTCCTAGCACCCATTTACACTTCGCGATCATGACCGTGACCATCGTGATCGCGGTTCATACCTGTATTATAAAACATCTGCAGGAGCTAAGTATTTGAAACTatcccgaaactcactcgagcccctcaaGACCTCACTAAACCATCCTGAGAAGTCCATATATCCTCCAAAAACTTGTCTAAGAGCTCAAAACaaaaataacaatatcaaaactacaaatcaaaGATCAATCCAAATTATGAAACTCTCTTAAGTATATGAATTCTAACTTTCGACTGGAAGTGTCGAATCAACCCTGGGCCACCTAAGGCCCGAATCGAATATatatacaagtccaaaattatcatatgaagctattgaaaACTTCAAATCATGAATCTAAGCTTGTTTACACAAAATGTTTGTCAAGTGAACACGTGGCAGTAAGATACGCAGGAAACGAGTCAGCAAATAACGAACGTCATATTCAAGTACGTGGCTGGTGTTGTATGAGTCCTCGTGACATCGATGCTGGAGAGAAGAATTTGAAAGCAAGATACCAGTTGATGAAGGCGGCATTAGAGGAGCAATCATTACAGAGAATCTTAGTATTTACACTCAATCGTTACGCGGCTATGGAGAGAGGTCTTTATTCACATTaaagaggagcttgatttggggatcttgtctccATTAATTtagctataaatagaggaatttGTACTCATTGTAGGGgcacaaaatatttttatgaagaaAAGCTTACTCTACTCTTTTATTCTATTAACATCATTTTGCTAAAAACATTGCTCTTGCTATTGCTTCCGGAAAAGCTCAATTGAAAGCCAGGCTTATATTTTCTTCaagtatttttaattaatttacttTTGCTCTTAGTTACTTTATATTTGTGGATCAATttaattcacgtgtctataaGCCACATTACAAATTCGACTGTAgcattttatgggtaaacagtttggcgcccacgtGGGGCATAGACTATTGTGGTATTACTTTGATCCATTCATTTTTACTAATGAATTTTAAGCTTTTATTTAGTAAAGAAACAACATATATGGAACCTAATGATGTCAGTAACTCACTCAATGTTGGGACAAACGAGTGTGAGGACAATTTTCATGATGAACATCAGCATGATGATTCGACCAGTGAAACCCGCAACGATGGGAATGAAGCAACTCTGATCCGGGAAGGATGAAATACTCGGCTTGCGAGGAGTCCTATCCAGATAATATGGATGCTGAACCCGTTACCGATACAGTGAAAGTTTTGAGAGcacaataaataaaaatcatgaatcatctctCAAGATAGGATCAGACAATGACTGAGCTACAACAAGCATTATTAGTTGCCTCGAATAATTACAATGGAGGAGTTTGAGCCCTCCCAACGTGCCTGCAAATCAGACAGCGCAAAGAATCGGTAACACTGCTTCGAGTAAGGAGTTTGGAATTAATGATAATCAAGCAAGTGGTGCAGGCAGTGAATCCGGGAATGATAACAACACAAATGATCCTTTTAAAACCGAGCTTACGAGGTTCATGAGCGAAATGAATGATCAGATGGATCAAAATGCAAAAGAATTTCATGCTCGGATGGATCAGACCCCGGGGGCACCTCCAGTACTAAAGGGCCCAGattcaaagaagtatactcagttATCATTCAAACCAAATGTGGCCCTGGAGTTGATCCCAAAGAGGTTCAAGATGCcggatattccaaaatataatggaacttcggatccacaAGAGCAATTCACAGCTTACACTATGGATGTAAAGGGAAATGATTTGGCTCCACATGAGATCGAATCTAGTTTGCTAAATAAATTTGTTAAAATCCTAACAAAGAGAGCTTTAACATGGTATTCTATTTTACCTGAACATTCAATTGATTCTTTGAAATGCTTACAGATTCTTTCGTAGAAGCTCATGCTGGGGCAAGGAAAGTCCAATTTAGGATGGCATATATATTCAATTTCGCTCAAAGAGAATCAAAACTACTGCGAGAATTCGTGATTTGGTTCCAAAAGGAGAGGATGTTGTTGCTAGAAGTACCGGATGAATGGGTAGCAGAGGCATTCACCAAAGGGCTCAATCCTTTAAGCTCTGATGCCTCGAGGAAGTTGAAGGAGAACATGTTGTAATTTTGGTCAACCACATGGGCCGATGTCCATAATCGTTATGAATCAAAAATCAGAATTGAAGATAATCAACCGAGTTCCTTGATGTCATCCAAGGGTTGAAATCGCGATCGGAACCAACCACAAAGATCTCCTAGACTAATGATTAACATGAATTTCGGTGTGGTTGAAGTAAATGGGGTGACTTTTTCGGCAACTAAAAAGACGAAGATATCATTGTAGAATATAGGCTAGACAAATGCAAGTAAttgtagaatataggctattattgtgaacttatgtaaatagctcaaaaaatacaaatgtaattatataaaataaagtagaaTATTATAATACATACATGTGGGTGTAGataataaattttgatgattaatTCATCACAAAATCATTTGAAAGGATAATTAATAAACATTTAAACAATTTAACTGCAAGAGAAAATCAATTTTGAAGCCTTAAAAATTATGTAAAATTACTGAAAGtccttatatgactcttgtaaattggtgataatgcagaaatgatattttaaaagtatatatgataattataaaatatgagggcaaaattgggtatcaacagctaccTCTTTTTactcgggaatgatgaaagagttgtcgcgTAAAGAAATTGATGACCGATTTTGTCTGAAATGAGTGAGGATGTCGTGTTTCTGAAAAAATGGGGGTCGAACCATGGTTCTTGAGTTACCTACATATCCATGGTGTTACAGAAATCAGGTTgtatgtagttctggatccaacgtcGGACGAAACTGATGGAGTTGTTATTAGAGTGGTCATATGTTTCAAAAAATGATCTCTTGGGTTTGATAGTGTTGTAAGTAAATGATAATTTTAGGTGAAGATAAAATGCGAAATGAACGTTACAGATGTACGAGGTAGATATTTGAACGATTATAGAACAAAAGGTAATCAAATGCTGATCATCAGTTAAGTTTGAGGTGATTGAAGGATGTGAATGTTGTGAACAAAAACCGGAGCGAGAATTGCTCTTGTTTGTAGAACGACTTCCTCCCGAGTTACCGGTAAAACTTAAAACATGATGCATGCGAATATATACGAGTGATTGCCAAAATTTAACCATGATGAAAATTTCCTttggaccatgagagttgtctttggacgatgaggatgaggTCCTTAGACTATGATGTCTTGGGCCATGAagtgtatgataagggattcgtatgccatggaatggtgtcctcgggccatgaggatggtgcctccggactatgatgcctttgaataataatatgaaattttgagagatcctcatgCCATGGCATGGTGTCATCAGGCTATGAGGATGGTTCCCTCAGACTATAGTGCCTTAGGACAttatggcgatgtttcagcccatgaaatgcatgAATGCGGTAATATCGATCGTTTGATAGAGGAGACATGCGAAGCTTAGTCATATGCGAGaacgagacaagacaaggcttagtcttgtatgatatgagggcagtgcttagcccgatGCAAAGAATAGAGGTAATGCTTAGTCAtgtgcaaggaaaggcagtggaggcaatgcttagtctcatgcaaagaatggagatagtgtttagtctcatgcaatgaaaaGCAGTGCTTGGCATTATGCAGTGtggaggcagtgtttagcctcacGCAAAGaatgaagacaatgcttagtcttatgcaaggaaggcagtgcttagccttatgcaatgtggaggtagtgcttagcctcatgcaaagaatagagacagtgcttagtctcatgcaaggaagaCAGTGCTTGGCCTTATGCAGTGTGGAGGCAGTGCTTGGCCTCACTCAAAGAAtagagacaatacttagtctcatgcaaggaaggcagtgcttagccttatgcaatgtagaggcaatgcttagcctcatgcaaagaatggagacagtacttagtctcatgcaaggaaggcAATTTTTAGCCTTATGAatgtggaggcagtgcttagcctcacgcaaagaatggaggcagtgcttaacctcatgcaaagaatggagacagtgcttagccttatgcaatgtggaggcagtgcttagcctcatgcaaagaatggagacagtgcttagtctcatgcaaggaaggcgggcttagccttatgcaatgtggaggtagttcttagcctcatgcaacgtGAGGGCAGTGTTCAAccctatgcaaggagtagagacaatgttagtctcatgcaaaggaaggcagttcttagccttatgcaatgtggaggcagtgcttagcctcatgcaaggtgagggcagcgtttagccctatgcaatgataagggcagtgtttagccctatgcaagaaaGAAATGACTAAGTGCGAGAGAATAAAGAATTTCTTAGCTTGACGTGTTTGCGCTTGGAGATTTTTGTCTTcatgaagatagtgatcttgttgtATGTATGTAATTGCAGTCATTCCTGTTATGTTCATTATGCATGTGTCCAAAGAACAATCGTGAGTTTTGCGGGGAGAGGTTGGTTCGTGCTGCTGATTCCTTGCTTTGCTTTTGCTCTTGTCTGGAGGTCTTGCTTGAGTCACCCCGGGTAACGTCTGGctactatatataaaaataaagttttcgaaaaacATGCATTTGTGATAAACTGTTTGTATAAAAATGCAGTTgttttgaaatatgtgataatgcattAGAGCATATAGTTTGTTAAATTGATGACTGAGACACGCTTATGGGACATTGCGACTTCCTTAACTCagaattttgaggatcctcctcaaaattctccCCCAGTTTATATGCATACTTCTGGCGATACATTCCTTGGCAGTTCCAAACATGATGAGATCAGACAAGCTTGAGttcttgccccagtttctgaccatatggggaatgaagattttattatgatgtgaccgaactcacaaggttgcctacatatcccctcttaaatgggaatcaggtcaagcgtaatTCTgctacatcaaatagaaagtgcaaacataatcttaaacatagtatctcttgactatGACTGAATTGATAGATTTTGGCCAAATCTgtccatccatttctgcaagtataagtgctcctcccgTTAACActtggtgaaccatgtaaggaccCTGCTAGTTaggtgagaatttcccctttgcttcatcctaATGTATGAAGATCCATTTCAGTAAAAATTGCCTCGGTGAGAATTGCCTCGACCTggcctttttgttgaaagctcttgccattctattatggtagagttgactgtgacatactgcgttcattctttttccatcaatgagagctagttgttcataccggctatgtacccattctgcgtcgctgagctcggcttcttgtatgattcttaaggaaAGGATTTCCACTTCGGCGGGAATAACAgcttcagtaccgtagaccagtaggtagggagttgccccagttgaggTACGAACTGTGGTGCGATACCCGAGCAAAGCAAACGGTAGCTTCTCCTGCCATTatttgtaattatctaccattttccacaatatcttcttgatgttcttgttggcggcttctacgacTCCGTTCATTTGCGGCTTGTATGTTGTAGAATTCTGATACTTGATCTTGAATTCTTCGCACATGGCTTTCATCAAGTCgttgttgagattggcggcattgtgagtaatgattgactcaggtactccaaatcgacaaatgATACGATCCCGAACAAAATCTGCTACTACCTTTCTAGTTACAACCTTataagatgcggcttcaacccatttcgtgaagtagtctatagccactagaatgaacctgtgtCCGTTTGAAGCTGCGGGTTCAATTGGCCCAATGACATTCATACCCCAACTAGAGAAAGGCCAAGGcaaacttgttgcattgagtttatTGGGAGGCACTCGTACCATATCatcatgtatctggcattggtgacacttttgaacatatttgatgcagtctgtttccatagtcattcGGAAATACCCTACTCTTAATATTTTCCTTCTTGGCCAgaacgaaaccattcatgtggggtCTGTAATTTTCGGCATGTATTTCCTTGAGCAATCTAGACGCCTCTTAGGCATTGACGCATCACAACAATCCCAAATcgggagtccttctatacagaattcctccgctcTGAAAaaaatggttggccaatcttcgaagcgtgcGCTTCTGAGTATGGGTAGCACTCTCTAGATATTCTCCCTTTTCCAagtattccttgatgtcgtggaaccatggatttccgtcaatcacttcttcaacatgagcacaataagttgGTAGCTTATGAATTTCTATTGGGATATGATCAATGAAATTCTTGTGTGGGTGTTGTATCATAGAAGACAaagtggctaatgcatctgcaaactcattctgaatcccTGGAACatatttgaattctatctttgtgaaccttttTATCAGCTCTTGTGCACAGTgcaagtatggcaatattttggtgttcttcatagcccattctcctagaacctggtgcACCAACAGATCTGAATATccgattaccagcaactcctgaacgttcatgtcaataGCCAACCTGAGACCCAAGATACAAGCCTCATATtccgccatattgttggtgcacgaaAACTTGAGTTTTGCGGATATCGGATAGTGTTGACCGGTTTTTAATTCTAAGAcagctccaatacccactcccttgaagtttgctgctccgtcaaagaacatcctccaaccatcgtaCGCCTCAAtaatatcttctcctacaaacgATACCTCCTCGtcaggaaaatacatttttaaTGGTTCATATTCTCCGTCTACGGTATTTTTTGCCAAGTGATCCGGCAATGCTTtccctttgactgccttctgagttacatagacgatgtcgaactcactcatcaATATtttccacttttctaacttacccGTGACATGGGTTTCCGAAAGATGTATTtcagcggatccatccttgatatgacaTATGTAGTGTACGCACATAAATAATATCTCAACTtatgggctatccatgtcaaagcacaggaagtgcgttccaacaaagagtaccggGCTTCGTAAGGCGTGAACTTCCTTCTCAGATAATATATCGTCTGCTCTTTccttccagtttcatcatgttgttcTAAAATGCAACCAAACGCCCCAACCAACACAGACAGATAAAGTAGCAGAGGTCTTCCTAGTTCTGGTGGCACAAACATgggcggtttagataaatactccttgattttgtagaaggctttctggcattcctCAGTCTAGCTTGTCacagcatctttcctcagcattctaaagattggctcacatatcaccattgattgtgctataaagtggctgatgtaattgaggagacctagaaaactcatcacatctttcttattctttggaggtGGTAAGTCCTAGATAGCTTtaatttttgacgggtctagctcaataccTCAGCGGCTAACGTTTAAACCTAACAATTTTCCAGCAAGAACTCCAAAGGCACACTTTGTagggttcaacttcaagttgtattttCGAAGCCGATCGAAAACTTTcttcaggtctgctatgtgatctgaactccttttagatttgatgataacatcatccacgtacacctctattttcttctgtatcatgtcgtggaagataGTCATCATGGCTCTTGTGTAGGTGGCCCCAACATTCTTTAAACCaaacatcattttgtaacaatatattccccatggtgtgataaaggcagtcttttcggcatcctcttcatccatccaaatctggtggcatcctgcgaagcaatccacgaAGGATTGGAGTTTATGCTTTGTGCAATTGTTAATCAGTGTGTATATGTTAGGCAGCGGGAAATAATCCTTAAGACTTGCACTGTTCAGATCTCagtaatcgacacatactctatCTTTCCCATCTTACTTTGGAACTGGCACTATGTTGGCCAACCAGGTCAGGTATTTgaccactcggagaaccttggctttgactTGCTTGGttacctcctcttttatcttcaaactcatatctggcttaaactttctgagcttctgcttcaccggtggacacatgggattgatgggtagcttgtgagctattatggatgtgcttaaaccagtcataccgtcgtaggaccatgcaaagatgtctTCATAC
It includes:
- the LOC138894518 gene encoding uncharacterized protein — encoded protein: MSEFDIVYVTQKAVKGKALPDHLAKNTVDGEYEPLKMYFPDEEVSFVGEDIIEAYDGWRMFFDGAANFKGVGIGAVLELKTGQHYPISAKLKFSCTNNMAEYEACILGLRLAIDMNVQELLVIGYSDLLVHQVLGEWAMKNTKILPYLHCAQELIKRFTKIEFKYVPGIQNEFADALATLSSMIQHPHKNFIDHIPIEIHKLPTYCAHVEEVIDGNPWFHDIKEYLEKGEYLESATHTQKRTLRRLANHFFQSGGILYRRTPDLGLL